TTGTGGAAGAACTGATGATGACTTAGGAGGGTCTTTAATTATTCAAAAAATGTGGCTGTGGAAGAACATTATTTATTTGTCATGCTTCTTGTGCCTTGAACGATAATTAAAAAATACACTCTCCAACTTTCAAACAATAACTCCCTGGTGTTACATAGAAACTTCAACAAACATTACTATAGTTACGATATCATTTAGATGGATCACTATTACATATTTTACAATGTTGGCACAGATCATGAGACATACTGCACGTACACCTTATAAATAAAAAGAGAacattaaaattaaaataacttGAGTTGGACTACTGTACTGGTCTTAATTTAAACACAAACTACACTGTTGCCTTTGCCCTTTACTTAATATATACTTAATACACTGGCTAATAGAGATCATGTCAAATTCCAACCACCTGCATGTAAATACATACAAGAAACAGACTTATTCTGGTCAAATACTGTATGTGGTATGCGTAATATATGAAGCGTTTCACTTGTCTCAAAATGTTGGCCATCAGTACAAAGGTTATGCAGTAAACAAACATATTTCAACAAAACCAACCAGTTGAAACATCCAGCATTACTTCATAACCTTGAAACAGTAACAGTATACTACTCACAATTTGTACCAAAGGTACAACTTTAGCAGCTCTCATAACACTTGTTGTGATATCAAAACCTTCTAAAACTAACCATCATTAATTTTCCACAGTTTAGTTTGCAATCGGTTGCAAAACACTGTTGGCATCACGTCCGTTTGTTTTACCAATAAGGTTGGTACTAGCATCTCTCTGAGAGTAAAAGCGATTAGCATGATAGGCCATCCTCTTGTTGAGAACCTGAGAGGAAGCTCCCACCTGGGAAACCATGGCTCTCACAGACAACTGACCATCAGGCATCTCAATGGCACCTGTGTCCCGCGCTGGGGGCCTCCACAGTTTGGGGTGAAAGCAGCAGTAGTAAAAGACTTTGAAAAGCAAGCCCACAAGGTAAGTGAGTGGCAGAGCGGCAAGCAGGATCGGGGCGTAGGAGTCTGTCAGGACTGGGTCTCTGTACCACCACCAGGTAATCAACAGGATCCCTCCATCCACGACCATGAAAGAGTGGTAAATAACACTATTCCCCCTTGTTCGCCCCTCTGCCACGTTAAACCAGCTAAAGTACCAGATAAGACCTACAGTAGCCCGGTAGAGCCACTCTCCGCCAGCACTGTCCATGAAATCTGTTTTCTGGCACCAGACCCAGAACACCATTACAAGCCATATTAAAAGTAAGTGGACAAAGACGTAGTTGCACAGGACTGAGGTGAAGAGAGCCACTGCAGCCACACGTGGGGCGATAAGCAGCAGGTTCCACAGGAAGTAGACCAGAGAAGAGCCCCAGCCCTGTTTGGCCTTGTCAGGGAGGAAGGAGCGCAAAGAACGATGGTAGTCCACTACCATCCAGGCTATAGAGGTGGTAGATGCTACGACGCTTACACCTACAAAACAGAAAGGGATGGAAGACAAAGAGAAGTTGGGTCATCATCACACTACTGATTAGAGCAAGGCAATAAAGTCACACAGATATAAGCTGTGGTTGTGATAGTGAGACAGCACGTGGACGTTTTTACTTTATAAAAGTGAAAATGTGATAGTTATAAGATAAGTTACAAACGATGTGTTAAATACTGTAACATCAAATCACAATCTATGGCTATTACAATCACATAGCTTGTAGATCGCACACAAGTCAGTTGCCTTGCACAAGAATGTGTGTGACAGGACACCTCTACTCACACTGTACAGTCCTTGCATGGTTGGTGTAGAGCATGATGTAAGCCATGAGAGTGAGTTGGGGGGCGCTCTCACAGAAGGTCTCAATAAGCCGAAgcatactgaggtcatgagtcaggtACACAGCATATTCTGAGATCTgatccctcctccaccacacccgGAAGCCTTGCCATATGGCAGAGATGTGCCTGAGGACAAATGACACTCAAAtcaaaaaataaacaacaatcGAGGTATAACTCGGGGGAAGCTAAAACCATGTT
This genomic window from Hypomesus transpacificus isolate Combined female chromosome 4, fHypTra1, whole genome shotgun sequence contains:
- the xkr8.3 gene encoding XK-related protein 8.3, with amino-acid sequence MESPAISKYSCLDFWFSVIGVCTYLFDVGSDVWVATELYSRGDVPWFGVLVGLMALSSVVVQMFSWYWFKYDRKLEGFNAQNSTDTVLFGNHLKLSGLLHVFQLGFFCRHISAIWQGFRVWWRRDQISEYAVYLTHDLSMLRLIETFCESAPQLTLMAYIMLYTNHARTVQCVSVVASTTSIAWMVVDYHRSLRSFLPDKAKQGWGSSLVYFLWNLLLIAPRVAAVALFTSVLCNYVFVHLLLIWLVMVFWVWCQKTDFMDSAGGEWLYRATVGLIWYFSWFNVAEGRTRGNSVIYHSFMVVDGGILLITWWWYRDPVLTDSYAPILLAALPLTYLVGLLFKVFYYCCFHPKLWRPPARDTGAIEMPDGQLSVRAMVSQVGASSQVLNKRMAYHANRFYSQRDASTNLIGKTNGRDANSVLQPIAN